One window of the Rhodococcus sovatensis genome contains the following:
- a CDS encoding STAS domain-containing protein translates to MITAANPLSVDATAQSVGEAPRHSVEIESYSTLYAVLRVSGDLDMTARAELTGKLDELLGSGADVLVDLSAVSFMYSGAANAVIDAASATDSRVRIFAPTRPVRMILDVLGAGVLIVDNRSREWTSR, encoded by the coding sequence ATGATCACTGCAGCCAACCCCTTATCCGTCGACGCCACCGCACAGTCCGTCGGCGAAGCTCCTCGGCATTCAGTCGAGATCGAGTCGTACTCGACCTTGTACGCGGTTCTACGAGTGTCGGGCGACCTGGATATGACCGCTCGAGCAGAGCTGACAGGAAAACTCGACGAGCTCCTCGGCAGTGGCGCCGACGTGCTGGTCGATCTGTCCGCGGTCTCGTTCATGTACTCCGGTGCCGCGAATGCCGTGATCGACGCAGCATCGGCGACGGATTCGCGTGTTCGGATCTTCGCGCCGACGCGTCCGGTTCGGATGATCCTCGACGTGCTCGGTGCGGGCGTGCTGATTGTCGACAACCGGTCGAGAGAGTGGACTTCGCGATGA